The sequence GCGGAGCGCGTAAAAGCCTGAGCTGAGCGCAGAGTAGCTGTTCGGCTTACAGAGCAGTATGGTGCACAGCGTGCCATGCCGTCTCCCATCCCGCTGACCCGCCTGCTGCCCAAAGACTTCTGCCCCTTTCTGGACACGGGGCCCTGCAGCAGCCCGCTGACTAAGCACGGCTCCACCTTACAAGTGCCCGCTCAGCGGCTCCATGGCCGAATCGCCACTCGGCTTTGGTCCTCGGTTATCCACTGGAAGCAGCTGCGCTCCGTGCAGCCCGTGGGCTCGGGAGGCTTCGGCTCGGTCGACCAGGCGGAGTACTTCGGAGAGACCGTGGCGGTGAAGAAGGTCAACAGGTCCACCAAGAACAAGCTGGCGTCCCAGCAGAGCTTCTGGGCCGAGCTGAACGCGGCGCACCTGCGCCACGCCAACATAGTGCGCGTAATAGCTGCCACCACCTGCGTCCCGCCACAGTGTGGAGACGAAGGCAGCATCGGGGTAATACTGATGGAGTTCGTGGGCAGAAGGAACCTCCAGCAGGTCATTTACGGTGGCACGGAGCCGCTGGGACAGCACAGGTGCGTCAGGTACTCGTCGGACATCGTTCACGGCCTGAGGTTTCTCCACTCCCACGGCGTCGTGCATCTGGACATTAAACCAGCTAACGTGCTGCTGACCAGCGAGGACGTGTGCAAAATCGCAGACTTCGGCTGTTCTCTCAAACTGGACCCTGGCTGTGAGGTCAGCGCCGCGAGCCACCAGCCTCTCGTGGGTGGCACGTACACGCACAGAGCCCCAGAGCTGCTCAGAGGCGAGAGGGTGACTCCTAAAGCGGACATCTTTTCTTTCGGCATCACTCTGTGGCAGCTTCTCACCAGAGAGCCGCCCTACACCGGCGACAGGGAGCACGTCATCTACGCGGTGGTGGCTCACAATCTGCGGCCTCCTGTTCAGGACCACCAGGTGTTCCGGTCGGAGCCGGGGCGGCTGTTTCGGGCTCTGCTGAGCCGCTGCTGGAACGGAACGCCCCCCTGCAGACCCAGCGCCCAGGAGCTGCTGTCGTCCCTGGAGCAGCTGCAGCCACAGACCTGA is a genomic window of Astatotilapia calliptera chromosome 9, fAstCal1.2, whole genome shotgun sequence containing:
- the mos gene encoding proto-oncogene serine/threonine-protein kinase mos — its product is MPSPIPLTRLLPKDFCPFLDTGPCSSPLTKHGSTLQVPAQRLHGRIATRLWSSVIHWKQLRSVQPVGSGGFGSVDQAEYFGETVAVKKVNRSTKNKLASQQSFWAELNAAHLRHANIVRVIAATTCVPPQCGDEGSIGVILMEFVGRRNLQQVIYGGTEPLGQHRCVRYSSDIVHGLRFLHSHGVVHLDIKPANVLLTSEDVCKIADFGCSLKLDPGCEVSAASHQPLVGGTYTHRAPELLRGERVTPKADIFSFGITLWQLLTREPPYTGDREHVIYAVVAHNLRPPVQDHQVFRSEPGRLFRALLSRCWNGTPPCRPSAQELLSSLEQLQPQT